A single Chaetodon trifascialis isolate fChaTrf1 chromosome 18, fChaTrf1.hap1, whole genome shotgun sequence DNA region contains:
- the naa50 gene encoding N-alpha-acetyltransferase 50 isoform X1 — MKGSRIELGDVTPHNIKQLKRLNQVIFPVSYNDKFYKDVLEVGELAKLAYFNDIAVGAVCCRVDHSQNQKRLYIMTLGCLAPYRRLGIGTKMLNHVLNICEKDGTFDNIYLHVQISNESAIHFYQKFGFEIIETKKNYYKRIEPADAHVLQKSLRSPCAPPTGELQKAD; from the exons ATGAAAGG TAGCCGGATCGAGCTGGGGGATGTTACGCCCCATAACATTAAGCAACTGAAACGCCTGAACCAGGTCATCTTCCCTGTCAGCTACAATGACAAGTTTTATAAAGACGTACTGGAAGTTGGAGAGCTTGCGAAGTTAG CATACTTCAATGACATTGCAGTGggtgctgtgtgctgcagagtgGACCACTCTCAGAACCAGAAGAGACTGTACATCATGACACTTGGCTGTCTAGCACCCTACCGTAGGCTTGGAATTG GTACAAAGATGCTGAATCATGTGCTAAACATCTGTGAGAAGGATGGCACATTTGACAACATTTACCT TCATGTTCAGATCAGCAATGAGTCAGCCATTCACTTTTACCAGAAGTTTGGCTTTGAGATCATTGAAACAAAAAAGAATTACTACAAGAGGATAGAGCCTGCAGATGCCCATGTGTTGCAGAAGAGTCTGCGCAGCCCATGTGCACCGCCCACCGGGGAGCTTCAGAAGGCAGATTAG
- the atp6v1ab gene encoding V-type proton ATPase catalytic subunit A, protein MDMSKLPKIRDEERESQFGYVHGVSGPVVTATAMAGAAMYELVRVGHSELVGEIIRLEGDMATIQVYEETSGVCVGDPVLRTGKPLSVELGPGIMGSIFDGIQRPLKDINDLTKSIYIPRGVNIGALNRDLKWEFNPSKSLRAGSHITGGDIYGMVYENSLIKHKIMLPPRNRGTVTYVAPPGSYDVNDVVMELEFEGVKEKFTMVQVWPVRQVRPVTEKLPANHPLLTGQRVLDALFPCVQGGTTAIPGAFGCGKTVISQSLSKYSNSDVIIYVGCGERGNEMSEVLRDFPELTMEVDGKTESIMKRTALVANTSNMPVAAREASIYTGITLSEYFRDMGYNVSMMADSTSRWAEALREISGRLAEMPADSGYPAYLGARLASFYERAGRVKCLGNPEREGSVSIVGAVSPPGGDFSDPVTSATLGIVQVFWGLDKKLAQRKHFPSVNWLISYSKYTRALDEYYDKHFPEFVPLRTKAKEILQEEEDLAEIVQLVGKASLAETDKITLEVAKLIKDDFLQQNGYTPYDRFCPFYKTVGILSNMISFYDMARHAVETTAQSDNKITWAMIREHMGEILYRISSMKFKDPVKDGEAKIKSEYAQLLEDMQNGFRTLEE, encoded by the exons ATGGACATGTCCAAGCTGCCCAAGATcagggatgaggagagagaaagccaGTTTGGATACGTTCATGGAGTCTCTGGACCAG TGGTGACAGCTACAGCCATGGCGGGAGCAGCCATGTATGAGCTGGTCCGTGTCGGCCACAGCGAGCTGGTGGGAGAGATTATCAGGCTGGAGGGAGACATGGCCACCATCCAGGTCTACGAGGAGACCT CCGGCGTGTGTGTTGGAGACCCCGTTCTGCGGACAGGGAAACCTCTTTCTGTGGAGCTGGGTCCAGGAATCATGGGGTCCATCTTTGATGGTATCCAGCGACCGCTAAAGGACATCAATGACCTCACAAAAAGCATCTACATCCCCAGAGGTGTAAACATCGGAGCCCTCAACCGAGACCTCAAGTGGGAGTTTAATCCCAGCAAGAGCCTGCGG GCTGGCAGTCACATCACAGGGGGAGACATCTATGGCATGGTGTACGAGAACTCCCTCATCAAGCACAAGATCATGCTGCCTCCCAGAAACAGAGGCACCGTGACCTACGTGGCTCCACCCGGAAGCTACGACGTCAAC GACGTGGTGATGGAGCTGGAGTTTGAGGGGGTGAAGGAGAAGTTCACCATGGTGCAGGTGTGGCCCGTCAGACAAGTGCGACCTGTCACAGAGAAGCTGCCCGCCAATCACCCGCTGCTGACCGGACAGAGAGTGCTGGACGCCCTTTTCCC gtgtgtgcagGGAGGAACCACAGCCATCCCAGGAGCCTTTGGCTGCGGAAAGACCGTCATCTCTCAGTCCCTGTCCAAGTACTCCAACAGCGACGTCATCATCTACGTAGGCTGCGGGGAGCGTGGTAACGAGATGTCAGAAGTACTGCGAGACTTCCCCGAG CTGACCATGGAGGTGGACGGGAAGACGGAGAGCATCATGAAGAGAACCGCACTGGTGGCCAACACCTCCAACATGCCTGTAGCTGCCAGAGAAGCCTCCATCTACACCG GAATCACGCTGTCTGAGTACTTCAGAGACATGGGATACAATGTGAGCATGATGGCCGACTCCACCTCCCGTTGGGCCGAGGCTCTCAGGGAGATTTCTGGCCGTCTGGCTGAGATGCCTGCTG ACAGTGGTTATCCTGCCTACCTGGGCGCCCGTCTCGCCTCCTTCTACGAGCGCGCAGGGAGGGTGAAGTGTCTGGGTAACCCTGAGAGAGAGGGCAGCGTCAGCATCGTCGGAGC TGTATCGCCTCCTGGTGGTGACTTCTCTGACCCTGTTACCTCAGCCACGCTTGGTATTGTACAG gtGTTCTGGGGTCTGGATAAGAAGCTGGCTCAGAGGAAGCACTTCCCCTCTGTGAACTGGCTGATCAGCTACAGCAAATACACTCGCGCTCTGGATGAGTATTACGACAAGCACTTCCCCGAGTTCGTGCCCCTGCGTACCAAGGCCAAGGAgatcctgcaggaggaggaggacctcgCTGAGATCGTGCAGCTCGTCGGAAAG GCATCGCTGGCAGAAACAGATAAAATCACCCTGGAAGTGGCCAAGCTGATCAAAGATGATTTCCTGCAGCAAAACGGTTACACTCCTTATGACAG GTTCTGTCCCTTCTATAAGACGGTGGGCATTCTCTCCAACATGATTTCTTTCTACGACATGGCGCGACACGCAGTGGAGACCACGGCTCAGAGCGACAACAAGATCACTTGGGCCATGATCAGGGAGCACATGGGAGAGATCCTGTACAGGATCAGCTCCATGAAATTcaa
- the naa50 gene encoding N-alpha-acetyltransferase 50 isoform X2, which translates to MKGRIELGDVTPHNIKQLKRLNQVIFPVSYNDKFYKDVLEVGELAKLAYFNDIAVGAVCCRVDHSQNQKRLYIMTLGCLAPYRRLGIGTKMLNHVLNICEKDGTFDNIYLHVQISNESAIHFYQKFGFEIIETKKNYYKRIEPADAHVLQKSLRSPCAPPTGELQKAD; encoded by the exons ATGAAAGG CCGGATCGAGCTGGGGGATGTTACGCCCCATAACATTAAGCAACTGAAACGCCTGAACCAGGTCATCTTCCCTGTCAGCTACAATGACAAGTTTTATAAAGACGTACTGGAAGTTGGAGAGCTTGCGAAGTTAG CATACTTCAATGACATTGCAGTGggtgctgtgtgctgcagagtgGACCACTCTCAGAACCAGAAGAGACTGTACATCATGACACTTGGCTGTCTAGCACCCTACCGTAGGCTTGGAATTG GTACAAAGATGCTGAATCATGTGCTAAACATCTGTGAGAAGGATGGCACATTTGACAACATTTACCT TCATGTTCAGATCAGCAATGAGTCAGCCATTCACTTTTACCAGAAGTTTGGCTTTGAGATCATTGAAACAAAAAAGAATTACTACAAGAGGATAGAGCCTGCAGATGCCCATGTGTTGCAGAAGAGTCTGCGCAGCCCATGTGCACCGCCCACCGGGGAGCTTCAGAAGGCAGATTAG